A part of Flavobacteriaceae bacterium GSB9 genomic DNA contains:
- a CDS encoding (4Fe-4S)-binding protein yields MKGTKEYTNGEVTIVWKPEACIHSGICVKGLPRVFRPNMRPWITIDGAETEDLINQVAQCPSGALSYYINAHVKSASTVNEAKVEVLSNGPLMVHGTIKVINADGSTEMKNKTTAFCRCGSSGNKPYCDGSHVKSKFKG; encoded by the coding sequence ATGAAAGGAACAAAGGAATATACTAATGGCGAGGTTACTATAGTTTGGAAGCCCGAAGCCTGTATTCATTCAGGTATTTGTGTTAAAGGGTTGCCCAGGGTTTTTAGGCCCAATATGAGGCCATGGATAACCATTGATGGCGCTGAGACCGAAGATTTAATTAATCAAGTAGCACAGTGCCCATCGGGTGCGTTAAGTTATTATATAAATGCTCATGTTAAATCGGCTTCTACGGTTAATGAGGCAAAAGTGGAAGTATTAAGCAACGGACCTTTAATGGTTCATGGTACAATTAAGGTAATTAATGCGGATGGTAGTACCGAAATGAAAAATAAGACCACGGCGTTTTGTAGGTGCGGTTCATCGGGTAACAAGCCGTATTGTGATGGTAGCCATGTAAAGTCGAAATTTAAAGGGTAG
- a CDS encoding SDR family oxidoreductase → MDLKINNKNALVCGSTQGIGKATAIALANEGVNVTLVARNREKLKAVLEELPQHRNHSYIVADFANPRDLQEQVIKFIEKNHGFHILVNNTGGPRSGEILTASLDEFDNAFTMHIKCNHVLAQATIPFMKQEGFGRIINIISTSVKEPIPGLGVSNTIRGAVGNWSKTLSLELGAFGITVNNVLPGFTETERLNDIIKIKANNEDISLESMTETMKNYTPAKRFAKPEETASAVAFLASQPAAYINGINIPVDGGRTKSL, encoded by the coding sequence ATGGATTTAAAAATAAACAACAAAAACGCCTTAGTATGCGGAAGCACGCAAGGAATAGGTAAAGCAACCGCTATCGCTTTGGCTAACGAAGGGGTTAACGTTACATTAGTTGCCAGAAACAGAGAAAAATTAAAAGCTGTTTTAGAAGAACTACCACAACACCGAAATCACAGCTACATTGTAGCCGATTTTGCCAACCCAAGAGATTTGCAAGAGCAAGTCATTAAGTTTATTGAAAAAAATCACGGTTTCCACATTCTTGTCAATAATACAGGCGGCCCTAGAAGCGGAGAGATTCTAACGGCTAGTCTTGATGAATTTGACAATGCCTTTACCATGCACATAAAATGTAACCACGTGTTGGCACAGGCAACTATTCCCTTTATGAAACAAGAAGGGTTTGGCAGAATTATCAATATTATTTCCACTTCAGTGAAAGAACCTATTCCTGGATTAGGGGTGAGCAACACCATTCGTGGCGCTGTTGGAAACTGGAGCAAAACGCTTTCGTTAGAATTAGGCGCTTTTGGCATTACCGTAAACAATGTGCTCCCCGGGTTTACTGAAACCGAACGATTAAACGACATTATAAAAATTAAAGCCAACAACGAAGATATATCCTTAGAGAGCATGACCGAAACCATGAAAAATTACACACCGGCCAAACGTTTTGCCAAACCCGAAGAAACAGCAAGTGCCGTGGCGTTTTTAGCCAGTCAACCTGCTGCATACATTAATGGCATTAACATTCCTGTTGATGGTGGACGCACAAAAAGTTTGTAA
- the kynU gene encoding kynureninase, giving the protein MSTYKSGLEYALQQDHKDELKHYRNQFYIPKDANGSNLIYMTGNSLGLQPKTTKAYVNQELDDWAHLGVEGHFAAKNPWLSYHEFLTESMAKTVGAKPIEVVVMNTLTANLHFLMVSFYQPTKKRYKILIEGDAFPSDKYAVESQLRHHGFDHHNGLVLWKPRDGEELLRYEDLENILAKQGDDIALIMIGGVNYYTGQSFDLKRITQIGHKYGCKVGFDCAHGAGNVKLNLHESGADFAAWCTYKYLNSGPGSLAGCFVHERHAYNKALNRFTGWWSHNKQTRFNMRGEFDQLPGAEGWQLSNPPILSMAAIKASLDMFSEVGMEKLTKKSKKLTGYLEFLLKQLGEDTIKIITPENPNERGCQLSIQVKNADKSLYDQLTKSGVISDWREPDVIRCAPVPFYNSFEDVYKLVEKLKAILNE; this is encoded by the coding sequence TTGTCCACATATAAAAGCGGTCTGGAGTACGCCTTACAACAAGACCATAAAGACGAATTAAAACACTACCGAAATCAGTTTTACATCCCAAAAGATGCTAACGGCAGCAATTTAATTTACATGACTGGAAATTCGTTGGGCTTACAACCTAAAACCACAAAAGCTTACGTAAACCAAGAACTCGACGATTGGGCCCATTTAGGTGTAGAAGGCCATTTTGCAGCAAAAAACCCGTGGTTATCTTATCATGAGTTTTTAACCGAAAGCATGGCGAAAACTGTAGGGGCCAAGCCCATTGAGGTGGTGGTTATGAACACCCTCACCGCCAACCTGCACTTTTTAATGGTGTCGTTTTATCAACCCACAAAAAAACGGTATAAAATTTTAATTGAAGGTGACGCATTTCCTTCGGATAAGTATGCCGTAGAATCGCAATTGCGCCATCACGGATTTGACCACCACAACGGATTGGTTTTATGGAAACCCCGCGATGGCGAAGAGTTACTCCGTTATGAAGATTTAGAAAATATTTTAGCCAAACAAGGCGACGACATTGCCTTGATTATGATTGGTGGCGTAAATTATTACACTGGCCAGTCTTTCGATTTAAAACGTATTACCCAAATAGGCCATAAATACGGTTGCAAAGTTGGGTTTGATTGTGCCCACGGCGCTGGTAACGTAAAACTTAATTTGCATGAATCCGGAGCCGATTTTGCCGCATGGTGCACCTATAAATATTTAAATTCCGGACCGGGCAGTTTGGCGGGGTGCTTTGTACACGAACGGCATGCCTACAACAAAGCCCTTAACCGATTTACAGGTTGGTGGAGCCACAACAAACAAACCCGGTTTAACATGCGAGGTGAATTTGACCAACTTCCGGGAGCCGAAGGCTGGCAGTTAAGTAACCCGCCTATTTTATCGATGGCCGCCATAAAAGCCTCATTGGACATGTTCAGTGAAGTGGGCATGGAAAAACTCACGAAAAAATCAAAAAAACTAACGGGCTATTTAGAGTTTTTATTGAAACAATTGGGAGAAGACACCATTAAAATTATTACGCCCGAAAACCCAAACGAGCGCGGTTGTCAACTATCTATTCAAGTGAAAAATGCCGATAAATCGCTATATGATCAACTAACAAAGTCTGGAGTTATTAGTGATTGGCGCGAACCCGACGTTATCCGGTGTGCCCCTGTGCCCTTTTATAATTCGTTTGAAGACGTCTACAAATTGGTTGAAAAACTGAAAGCTATTTTAAATGAATAA
- a CDS encoding FAD-dependent monooxygenase — MNKQQNILIIGAGLCGSLLALRLGQRGYNVSVYEKRSDLRKVDISAGRSINLAFSNRGSKAMKLVGLKEQVKALCIPMNGRMIHDTHGNTFLSNYSGRDYEYINSVSRGDLNALLLDEAEKHDNVKIYFNQKCKSVDFEKTTALFEDYHTKKQFIEDADVIIAADGAGSAMRKSYYLGKKFLFSFSQDYLTHGYKELSILPDEGGAFKTYKNALHIWPRGDFMLIALPNLDGSFTVTLFLSYDEGAYNFNNLTTEKEVLEFFRKEFPDALAMMPNLLDDFFNNPTSPLGTIKCSPWHYKGNTLLMGDAAHAIVPFYGQGMNASFEDVTEFDKVLEEGLTDWETIFKTFEKNRKKDTDAIADLAIDNFHEMKDHVANPIFQEKRKIEMALEKSFPYEYSSKYSMVTFNENIGYREAMIKGRAQDKAILNLLSDKQINLNGDLKVNLEKIKKETQSIIEDDRIAGLK; from the coding sequence ATGAATAAACAACAAAACATATTGATAATTGGAGCAGGGCTCTGTGGTAGCCTTTTGGCCTTACGTCTAGGCCAGCGCGGGTATAATGTTTCGGTTTACGAAAAACGCTCCGATTTACGTAAAGTGGATATCAGTGCTGGTCGTTCCATTAATCTGGCATTTTCCAATCGCGGCAGTAAAGCCATGAAATTGGTGGGACTAAAAGAGCAGGTTAAAGCCCTTTGTATCCCAATGAACGGACGTATGATTCACGACACGCATGGCAACACGTTCCTCTCAAATTATAGCGGACGTGATTACGAATACATCAATTCTGTTTCCAGGGGCGATTTAAATGCATTGCTTTTGGATGAAGCCGAAAAGCATGACAACGTTAAAATTTATTTCAACCAAAAATGCAAGTCGGTCGATTTCGAAAAAACCACAGCGCTATTTGAAGATTACCACACCAAAAAGCAATTTATTGAAGATGCAGATGTTATTATTGCAGCAGATGGTGCGGGGTCAGCCATGCGAAAGAGTTATTATCTAGGCAAAAAATTCTTATTCAGCTTTTCCCAGGATTATTTAACGCACGGTTACAAAGAACTCAGTATTTTGCCAGATGAAGGTGGTGCTTTCAAAACCTATAAAAATGCCCTTCATATTTGGCCACGAGGCGATTTTATGCTTATTGCATTGCCCAATTTAGATGGCAGCTTTACCGTTACCTTGTTTTTAAGCTATGATGAAGGTGCTTATAATTTTAACAACCTTACCACCGAAAAGGAGGTACTGGAGTTTTTCAGAAAGGAATTTCCAGATGCCTTGGCAATGATGCCTAATTTATTGGACGACTTTTTTAACAACCCCACGTCTCCATTAGGCACCATAAAATGTTCGCCGTGGCATTACAAAGGCAATACCCTTTTAATGGGTGATGCCGCCCATGCCATTGTTCCGTTTTATGGGCAGGGTATGAATGCCTCTTTTGAAGATGTCACTGAATTCGATAAAGTTTTAGAAGAAGGTTTGACCGATTGGGAAACTATTTTTAAAACCTTTGAAAAAAACAGAAAAAAAGACACCGATGCCATTGCCGATTTGGCGATTGATAATTTCCACGAAATGAAAGACCACGTAGCTAATCCCATTTTTCAAGAAAAACGAAAGATAGAAATGGCATTAGAAAAATCATTCCCCTACGAATATTCATCTAAATATTCCATGGTAACCTTTAATGAAAATATAGGCTATCGTGAAGCAATGATAAAAGGAAGAGCACAAGATAAGGCTATTTTAAACCTCCTGTCGGATAAGCAAATTAACCTAAACGGCGATTTAAAAGTAAACCTAGAAAAAATAAAAAAAGAAACACAATCTATTATAGAAGATGATAGAATTGCTGGATTAAAATAA